A portion of the Lysinibacillus timonensis genome contains these proteins:
- a CDS encoding DUF2759 domain-containing protein, producing MNLLMPIFALIAILSLVSAFKSLRNKNILALIFGVASFAIFGWFVVMTVLHQGYPPALH from the coding sequence ATGAACTTATTAATGCCTATTTTCGCTCTAATCGCAATTTTATCTCTAGTAAGCGCATTCAAATCACTTAGAAACAAGAATATACTTGCTTTAATATTCGGTGTTGCTTCATTTGCGATTTTCGGTTGGTTTGTAGTGATGACAGTTTTACATCAAGGCTACCCACCGGCACTACATTAA